Proteins from a genomic interval of Stenotrophomonas sp. 24(2023):
- a CDS encoding FtsX-like permease family protein — protein MDIRPILSTLRRHKTAAALIVLEIALTCAIVCNALFLVSQRVDKISLPSGLAEKELVMVRVSGIGKQTDAMARTREDLASLRNIPGVTSVSVVNQLPFRSSSSNSGLTNTPDQERPTTHVAMYSIAEDGARTLGLNLTAGRDFLPDEYVDLSDALKGGTQNMTVPVILSQAAAAKMERDGNALGKTYYMGKQALKVVGIVDYLATPTGWGDNTTESLILPARNVFGSGIYMLRTAPERRQEVLKAALAALERNDPNRLVREKLTYEEQRADYFKNDRAMVGLLTTVCVALLVVTALGIVGLASFWVQQRSKQIGIRRALGATRGQVLRYFQTENFLLATLGIVLGMLAAYAINLALMNMYELPRMPLVYLPIGAVLLWLLGQIAVFGPARRAAAVPPAVATRGA, from the coding sequence ATGGACATCCGCCCCATCCTCAGCACGCTGCGCCGGCACAAGACCGCTGCCGCCCTGATCGTGCTGGAAATCGCGCTGACCTGCGCCATCGTCTGCAACGCGCTGTTCCTGGTCAGCCAGCGCGTGGACAAGATCAGCCTGCCCAGCGGGCTGGCCGAAAAAGAACTGGTGATGGTCCGCGTCAGCGGCATCGGCAAGCAGACCGACGCCATGGCCCGCACCCGCGAAGACCTGGCCTCGCTGCGCAACATCCCCGGCGTGACCAGCGTCAGCGTGGTCAACCAGCTGCCGTTCCGTTCCAGTTCCTCCAACAGTGGCCTGACCAACACCCCCGACCAGGAACGCCCGACCACCCACGTGGCGATGTACAGCATCGCCGAGGACGGCGCACGCACGCTGGGCCTGAACCTGACCGCCGGCCGTGACTTCCTGCCCGACGAGTACGTCGACCTGAGCGATGCCCTCAAGGGGGGCACGCAGAACATGACCGTGCCGGTCATCCTCAGCCAGGCCGCCGCCGCGAAGATGGAACGCGACGGCAACGCGCTGGGCAAGACGTACTACATGGGCAAGCAGGCACTGAAGGTGGTGGGCATCGTCGACTACCTGGCCACCCCGACCGGCTGGGGCGACAACACCACCGAATCGCTGATCCTGCCGGCACGCAATGTCTTCGGCAGCGGCATCTACATGCTGCGCACCGCGCCGGAACGCCGCCAGGAGGTGCTCAAGGCCGCACTGGCTGCACTGGAACGCAACGACCCGAACCGCCTGGTGCGCGAAAAGCTGACCTACGAGGAACAGCGTGCGGACTACTTCAAGAACGACCGGGCGATGGTCGGCCTGCTGACCACGGTCTGCGTGGCCCTGCTGGTGGTCACCGCGCTGGGCATCGTGGGCCTGGCCAGCTTCTGGGTGCAGCAGCGCAGCAAGCAGATCGGCATCCGCCGTGCACTGGGCGCTACCCGTGGCCAGGTCCTGCGTTACTTCCAGACCGAGAACTTCCTGCTGGCCACGCTGGGCATCGTGCTGGGCATGCTCGCGGCCTATGCCATCAACCTGGCACTGATGAACATGTACGAGTTGCCGCGCATGCCGCTGGTGTACCTGCCCATCGGCGCCGTGCTGCTGTGGCTGCTGGGCCAGATCGCGGTGTTCGGCCCGGCCCGTCGTGCCGCAGCCGTGCCGCCGGCCGTGGCCACCCGGGGCGCCTGA
- a CDS encoding ABC transporter permease — protein MFAYYARLAVRSFRRNKILTALMVIAIALGIGASMTTLTVFHVLSGDPIPSKSDRLFYVQIDPRPRGGYVLGDEPEEQMTRFDAEALLRDARAERQAMMSAGGATIEPGNSTLKPFSVDTRWTSADFFPMFEVPMQYGQPWTRADDDARARVIVLSKALNDKLFQGENSVGRDLRVAGQTLRIVGVTREWNPEPHFFDVTTGNFGKDEDIYMPISTSIDLEMGSNGNINCFGENPNTNSYALNAPCSWLQYWAEMDPSKAEDYRQYLANYSAQQHQAGRFERPSNVKLLNVMQWLDFKGAVPNDVRLQMWLALGFLGVCLVNTVGLLLAKFLRRSGEIGVRRALGASRGQIFLQCLVEAGAVGVVGGVLGIGLALLGLYAVRQQPVDYAQLAHLDSSMLLLAIGLTLLASLAAGFLPAWRAMQVTPAIQLKSQ, from the coding sequence ATGTTCGCCTACTACGCCCGACTGGCGGTACGCAGTTTCCGCCGCAACAAGATCCTCACCGCGCTGATGGTGATCGCCATCGCGCTGGGCATCGGTGCGTCCATGACCACCCTGACCGTGTTCCATGTGCTGTCCGGCGACCCGATCCCGAGCAAGAGCGACCGCCTGTTCTACGTGCAGATCGACCCGCGCCCACGCGGTGGCTATGTGCTCGGCGATGAGCCGGAAGAGCAGATGACACGCTTCGATGCCGAAGCGCTGCTGCGCGATGCGCGTGCCGAACGGCAGGCGATGATGAGCGCCGGCGGTGCCACCATCGAACCCGGCAACAGCACGCTCAAGCCGTTCTCGGTGGACACGCGCTGGACCTCGGCCGATTTCTTCCCGATGTTCGAGGTGCCGATGCAGTACGGGCAGCCCTGGACGCGGGCCGATGACGATGCACGTGCGCGTGTGATCGTGCTGTCCAAGGCGCTGAACGACAAGCTGTTCCAGGGCGAGAACAGCGTCGGCCGCGACCTGCGCGTGGCCGGCCAGACCCTGCGCATCGTCGGCGTCACCAGGGAATGGAATCCGGAGCCGCACTTCTTCGACGTGACCACCGGCAACTTCGGCAAGGATGAAGACATCTACATGCCGATCTCCACCTCGATCGACCTGGAAATGGGCAGCAACGGCAACATCAACTGCTTCGGCGAAAACCCGAACACCAACAGCTATGCGCTCAATGCGCCGTGCTCGTGGCTGCAGTACTGGGCCGAAATGGACCCGTCCAAGGCCGAAGACTACCGCCAGTACCTGGCCAACTACTCGGCCCAGCAGCACCAGGCCGGCCGTTTCGAACGCCCCTCCAACGTCAAGCTGCTCAACGTGATGCAGTGGCTGGACTTCAAGGGCGCGGTGCCCAACGACGTGCGCCTGCAGATGTGGCTGGCGCTGGGCTTCCTGGGCGTGTGCCTGGTCAACACGGTCGGCCTGCTGCTGGCCAAGTTCCTGCGCCGCAGCGGCGAGATCGGCGTGCGCCGCGCCCTGGGCGCCAGCCGTGGCCAGATCTTCCTGCAGTGCCTGGTCGAGGCCGGTGCGGTGGGCGTGGTCGGCGGCGTGCTCGGCATCGGCCTGGCCCTGCTCGGCCTGTATGCCGTGCGCCAGCAGCCGGTGGACTACGCGCAGCTGGCCCACCTGGACAGCAGCATGCTGCTGCTGGCCATCGGCCTGACCCTGCTGGCCAGCCTCGCCGCCGGCTTCCTGCCCGCCTGGCGCGCCATGCAGGTCACTCCCGCCATCCAGCTCAAGTCGCAGTAA